Part of the Rhizoctonia solani chromosome 2, complete sequence genome is shown below.
CACCTTCCGCCTCTGTTAGAGCAGCCGCCAGTCGCCCAGGTAGGTAGCGTTTGCCACTGCGACATACTAAGTTTATCTCCTACTAACATTGTTACCATGAATAAGTTGCCGGACTCCTAAGTGGAGCGGTTCGTACTGAAGCAACACACGCAGTAGCAGCTGAAACCCAGTCGGTACTAGCCAATCTCTCCACGGCAGCCACGGAAGGATCAGCGCTCTCTTCAGTACTCGGCGGGACCATGAATATTGAAGGCGGAATCGCCCGAGGCAAGCTGCCTGAGTTGCGGGAATTGCGGGAGCAAATATCTCAAGCAGCACAACAAGGGTTCGAGGAGCTCGCTGGCGACCAAGCGCCCCGAATAGAGCCGCCACTAACTCTTACCGAAACTGCTCAGCAAATCGAGGAGGTTATAGCCGCTAAGTGATATGATTGCTTGTTTGGGTCTCCTTTCCGCTACTTTCCTGTCAATCGACTGCAGGCTTACTGGTTGCATATAATAAATAATCTACGACGATGGTATTGAGTCTGAAACTATGATAGCGCCATGAAACTTAGCCCGTGTGCTCATTTCAGATCCGGACTGCACTCATGTACATCCTCCGAAGTCCTTCCTTACGCTATGTCACTAAAATGCAACATGTTAATAGGAGATACGGGCCGAGGTACCAAAAGTTTACAATTCAGGGTCATAGCATGGTAATAATTTTGCAGCACACACACCTGTCCCTCATTCCGGAGGTCTCGAACGGCATTTCTAATTAGTCCCATGTGCAAGCAGCTGAGGCGCATGTTTTCCTTTTATTATCAGTAAAACCCAGTGGGACAGATATACATGCGCTGTATGGTTCTTGGGTAGGTTTAATAAATTTACGTTTAGTTTTACCCTTGAATTGGCCGTACTCCTTTTTACAGGATTGGTGTAAATCTAATATAGAGCCAGCGCTCCGACTTTGCTCTTTGCCGACGACACGCACTCCGTACATTGCAACTGCCACGATACGAAACCTATAACGGTAGAACACAAACCACCATTATATCTGCTGATATTGACAGCGTTTGTGAACTAGCGCACAGAACTCTGTTCATCTGTGGGGAGCTGCTCAGATTATTATTTGAAGCGACGGGCCAATAACTATATATAGTAATATTTCGATCCCTCTGATATGTTGTCTACTTTTTCTCCCAATCAGTACATATATTAGCGAGCTCTCTCCTCCTGTAAAACAGCCATGATAAGTATAATTCTATTTTGCAACAATAAGCTGGAATGTTGAATGGCCGAGGATCGCCCGGCCCTGCTCCTACAAGCCGGAGTACCGGTACCTCGATTGAGTACGCCACCTCACACAAACCGTGCGGCACAAAGTTGTGGTCTAGCCACTCTTGGGGGGTGAATGCGAGATCATCTACATTTTTAGTACTGCCAGCTGTCCCATCCTTTAATAGTCGTATTTCGTGGTATTATCATGTGTTTTGATATTTTATAGTAGATCTACTATATCTTATCGGACACCCCTATCACACCCAGCGCGCATAGACACCGGGACGGTATACGTGAATTCGTTCAACCCACTTGATAGGTCCTCAAGGCAGTAATTTTAATCGGTTGTCAAGAAAACAGTAAACTGCCTTGTTCATTATCACTTGTTGTATCTTTGGTTTAATTTGACAGAGACAGGGAATTGGTACacaaacgcatatacccagatAATGTCACCTCGTACTAAGATTAATTTTATAGTGAAGTCCAATAATGAATGCGGTGAGGTATTTTCCACTTCTCGGCGCCCACATAACATCACAGGCAAGTGACTGGGAAACATCAAGGGATGGCGCTACATGAAATTTCATGAACGAGAGCCTGAAAACGGTTGGGACCTGTTTGAAtattaaaaaaaaaggaagtTAGCGTCGGCCAGATGGTGCACTAGAGGGAGGTGTGTACATCCTGGCGCCTTGACGGTGAAAGCATTGAGTCAAACTGGTTGGAGCTACGTAACGCGGAGTTAGAAATGTACCCTTCATTACTGCACTTGGAATAACTTACCAGGGGCAACGTATTCGGCCTGAGGAACTACCTCGAAAACTCGAGTTCTTGTCGAGACCAGGGTGATCCCGTTTCCCTCGTTGATCACATGGTTGCTATCGGGTCTGATTGACCAGTATTAGCGTCGGTGTATGCCAACTTTAGAAATTACCACCTACCTAGCAATCTTCAACAAGGAAACCTTGAGTCGATATCTGCCACTATTCCTCACATTCACATCCGGAAAGATGAAATAAATGCCGGGATGTCCTTGTTGGTTTTGCAGGAGATGAGGGGATGATACAAGTGATCCATAAAGTGACCTCTGAGATGGCGAGATCACAACCTGATCGCTGCTAGGGGGGGTCTCGACAACTTGTGCTCCATTTTCACGAAGGAGCGCTATATGAGCAACAAGGAATGGCAATTCTCCATGGCTATTGACCATTGTTTCAGCCATGGGTACGCAATGCGATTGTAGAATGCTTACATCTGGACTACATCTCCGCTGCGGTCACGTACAACCAATTGAACGATGAGCGGAGGAGACAGTGGTAGTCTGGATAGAACAGCATTGCCAAATTCTGCGGTTCGCTCCGGAGATTGAACAACATCCAGGTAGTATATCCTTGGGAACTTTAGTCTAAGAACGATTGAAAACCGCAGCTTTCAAGGCTCACCTGTCTCCGTCGTCGGATGCAACTATACCTTCCCCTCCATCATCTACCGCAATCGTATGTGATGGTAGGTTTGGGGACGAGGACCCCGACCCACTTGAGTGGGACTGTGATGGAAAAGGGTGAGGCGCCCCTCCCTGCGCACTCCGCGTTGGCGCAGATGTGGGAGGCGGAGATGGCGATGGCGAAGGAGATGGCGAAGGGGAAGAGTCTGTTGGTGGAAGGTCATAAAATAAAGAAATAAATTGTGATCGAGGCGAGAACGGATTGGTACGCTTTAGTTGACAGGCCGAGATATAACACCGTTTACGAGACCCTCGTTTTCGGAGGGAGCCGGTAGACGTGGTTGAACTCTGAACGGTATTGGTTGTAAACCACAACATTATAACTATCAGCTGCTGTTAAATCCGAGGCAGAGAGCTGTTAGTGTTAGCCAAAGGAAAGCTTAGCCGTACATTTATATATGAGGCACACTACTGCAACGGAAGTGCCCGGCTCTCCTAGTGTACTGCAAAGTAAGGCGTTTGATCGTGCTAAGTGGTCCAGTACAACAATGCAAGGTAATAAATAGAATTAGTACTTAGTGAGAAGCAATGTACGAGTCTTGAATTAGTGCGATTACTTCGGAGACTGCGACAAGGGTGCTGAGGAGTAGTGACCGTCAAGACGTAAATCCAAACGGTTTGAGCAAGAAATGAAGACGATAAGGTCGAAATACAGGGGGAACCCTAGCACATGTCTCACAACCGAGGTGCCAGTCGTATGGATAGCTCTTTGAGAATGGTAGGTTCCCTGATCAGTAGATTCGTCACTCACATGACCCCTGGTCACCATGAGAAGCTTCCTACGAGCCAGTACAGAGTTGCCCCAGACTGCTGGACGAGATGCGCAGTGTGCTGTTAGTCAACTCCGCCTCTACCGAAGGCTCGGCAACTCTAAGAACTGAAGCAAACCTTATTGTACGACCAGGAGGATTTGAGCACCGCCACGACGTGAGGGGTAAACATCCGTGCGCGCTTACGTTCGAGTGTGGAATCGTGCCTTGCTTTATAATAAGCGTGGCGGATCACTCGCATGTCCAACTAAGAAAAGTTTCTGTGCCGAATATGATAAGCTGATTTTTCAAGAAACGAGCAAGTACGAGTGATGGTCGTCTACTATAAATCAAAATACAGTGTACAGTGTATGCTGACAGCCAAagaacaaatacaactatgtTTAAATAATGGTACGTTTTATCCAACTCCAAGTTCCAGCTAGTCCAGTCATTATCCCTGCTGCAGCAAGAGCCGGACGAACTCCCGCTTGATTGGTACAACATCAATGCAAGTGGTATGAAGATACAAAGCTTATCAGCGTACCTGTTGACTTGTAGATGGCGCCACTGATACCACCAGCGGCCATACTACCCCATACGTCGTGCTTACCCCGCCACGCATCGATACTTGAATTCAATACATTGTACATCAGGGCTTTAAGTAGGTTAGAATACCAGTTCCGCCACACGACATGATTCGCTCTTACCAATCACACCAGCCGAGTTACCAAAGTATGAGCCTCGGCGAGTAACAGAATTTAATATACTGTTCACGCGCAAACGAGTGCTAGAGACTGAAAGGGGACGTGAATAGCCCTCTCGAACTCCATAAAGTCCGCCCAATGCAAGACCTTTCATCAAAATAACGCCGTTAGTACCTCCGATAGATACTTCCTACGTCCCCCAAATGCGATTATCGCGCACCAAGCATATTTCTCACCTGAGAGGTATGTTGTCCCAGTTCCATAGCATAAATCATCGCTCCAACCTCTGCTGGGTAGTGCGGTTCCAGCACCGGGCAGGGCGTTAGTTTTTTCGTCATCCAATGCAAGATAGTCTAGTTTGTCACTAATTCCCGCCATAGGGTGAAGTCTCGATGGGTCAAATGACGTTGCGTTCAATAGATCTGCTGCGGTGACTGCCGCACTGGGGGCCGAGCCATCACCACGAGAGAAAGATGCATTGCGAAGATATGCCGCAGCATCCTCTCGCGCAACACCAGAGTTGTTTTCTGAAGAGCTGTTGAATGACATAGCCAATTTACTAAGGCTTTTGCGGTTAGTTGCTGATCGTTGGGGTGGAGAAAATCGGAGGCTTGAGAAAAAGTGGCTTAGTCAGATGATCGGCGTCTGAGGTAGCGATTTGATATGTCTAGTTGCCAATGTGTGCGTTGCTGCATAGGTTTTGGATAAGAAAGTATACATATT
Proteins encoded:
- a CDS encoding velvet factor encodes the protein MLWFTTNTVQSSTTSTGSLRKRGSRKRCYISACQLKRTNPFSPRSQFISLFYDLPPTDSSPSPSPSPSPSPPPTSAPTRSAQGGAPHPFPSQSHSSGSGSSSPNLPSHTIAVDDGGEGIVASDDGDRIYYLDVVQSPERTAEFGNAVLSRLPLSPPLIVQLVVRDRSGDVVQIHGELPFLVAHIALLRENGAQVVETPPSSDQVVISPSQRSLYGSLVSSPHLLQNQQGHPGIYFIFPDVNVRNSGRYRLKVSLLKIARPDSNHVINEGNGITLVSTRTRVFEVVPQAEYVAPAPTSLTQCFHRQGARMYTPPSSAPSGRR
- a CDS encoding mitochondrial import inner membrane translocase subunit TIM17, coding for MSFNSSSENNSGVAREDAAAYLRNASFSRGDGSAPSAAVTAADLLNATSFDPSRLHPMAGISDKLDYLALDDEKTNALPGAGTALPSRGWSDDLCYGTGTTYLSGLALGGLYGVREGYSRPLSVSSTRLRVNSILNSVTRRGSYFGNSAGVIALMYNVLNSSIDAWRGKHDVWGSMAAGGISGAIYKSTAGVRPALAAAGIMTGLAGTWSWIKRTII